In one Excalfactoria chinensis isolate bCotChi1 chromosome 17, bCotChi1.hap2, whole genome shotgun sequence genomic region, the following are encoded:
- the NPTX1 gene encoding neuronal pentraxin-1 yields MAALPRFLPLPLPRPPFPSLPRFLPLSLPLLLALSALRGRAQSFGQTRFICTSVPLDGDMCAATAPGGGSAEELKSTVLQLRETVLQQKETIMNQKDTIRELTAKLGRCESQSVLDALPGESKGGGGGRKQSGFSKNTMGDLSRAPAAETLSQLGQTLQSLKTRLENLEQFSRMNSSGQSTNLKDILQNKIDDLEKEVLSRVNSLEEGKYNPKNESEERGKIESTLTSLHQRISDLEKGQKDNRPPDRFQLTFPLRTNYMYAKVKKSLPEMYAFSICMWIKSSASPGMGTPFSYAVPGQANELVLIEWGNNPMEILINDKVAKLPFVINDGKWHHICVTWTTRDGVWEAYQDGTQTGSGENLAPYHPIKPQGVLVLGQEQDTLGGGFDATQAFVGELAHFNVWDRRLSPGEVYALATCSSKAQAGNVIAWAETNIDIYGGATKWTFEACRQLN; encoded by the exons ATGGCCGCGCTGCCCCGCTTCCTTCCCCTGCCCCTTCCCCGGCCCCCGTTCCCGTCCCTGCCCCGCTTCTTGCCCCTGTCCCTGCCGCTGCTCCTGGCGCTGTCGGCGCTGCGCGGCCGCGCTCAGAGCTTCGGACAGACGCGCTTCATCTGCACCTCGGTGCCGCTGGACGGGGACATGTGCGCGGCTACGGCGCCGGGCGGCGGTTCGGCCGAGGAGCTGAAGAGCACCGTGCTGCAGCTGCGGGAGACggtgctgcagcagaaagagaCCATCATGAACCAGAAGGACACCATCCGCGAGCTGACGGCCAAGCTGGGCAGGTGCGAGAGCCAGAGCGTGCTGGACGCGCTGCCCGGCGAGTCCAAGGGCGGCggggggggaaggaagcagagcGGCTTCTCCAAGAACACCATGGGCGACCTGTCCCGGGCGCCGGCCGCCGAGACCCTCAGCCAGCTCGGGCAGACGCTGCAGTCCCTGAAAACCCGACTGGAGAACCTGGAG CAGTTCAGCAGGATGAACTCCTCCGGGCAGAGCACCAACCTGAAGGACATCCTGCAGAATAAGATCGACGATCTGGAGAAGGAGGTTCTGTCCCGGGTCAACAGCCTGGAGGAGGGCAAGTACAACCCCAAGAACGAGTCCGAGGAGCGGGGCAAGATCGAGAGCACCCTCACGTCCCTGCATCAGCGCATCAGCGACCTGGAGAAAG GCCAGAAGGACAACCGCCCCCCGGATCGGTTCCAGCTCACTTTCCCTCTGCGCACCAACTACATGTATGCCAAGGTGAAGAAGAGCCTTCCCGAGATGTACGCCTTCAGCATCTGCATGTGGATCAAATCCAGCGCCTCCCCCGGCATGGGCACCCCGTTCTCCTATGCTGTGCCTGGACAGGCCAACGAGCTGGTGCTCATCGAGTGGGGCAACAACCCCATGGAGATCCTCATCAATGACAAG GTGGCCAAGCTGCCCTTCGTCATCAACGATGGCAAATGGCACCACATCTGTGTCACCTGGACCACGCGGGACGGCGTCTGGGAGGCGTACCAGGACGGCACGCAGACGGGCAGCGGTGAGAACCTGGCTCCCTATCACCCCATCAAACCACAGGGCGTGCTGGTGCTGGGCCAGGAGCAG GACACGCTGGGAGGAGGGTTTGATGCCACACAGGCCTTTGTGGGGGAGCTGGCACACTTCAACGTGTGGGACCGGCGGCTGTCCCCGGGCGAGGTGTACGCATTGGccacctgcagcagcaaggCGCAGGCGGGGAACGTCATCGCCTGGGCTGAAACCAACATCGACATCTACGGCGGGGCCACCAAGTGGACTTTCGAGGCCTGCCGCCAGCTCAATTAG